The following proteins come from a genomic window of Geminicoccaceae bacterium SCSIO 64248:
- a CDS encoding beta-ketoacyl synthase N-terminal-like domain-containing protein: protein MTHAGEGSAAWDQEAALVALRDARRLVERFRKERDERVAVVGMAGRFPGADDIERFWAMLDEGRSGLCTVEADALEAAGVPPEQAERSDYVRVWGGFEDPSGFDAAFFGYSPREAELLDPQQRVFLECAWSALEHAGYDSRRYGGRVGVYAGGALTSYLAHVHGHRALRETTDPVQIAMGQANGLVPARVSYHLDLNGPSCGVQTTCSTSLVAVHMAARSLLARECDMALAGAAAVGQARPAGYIHQREGILSPDGLCRPFDADAQGTVFGNGVGAVVLKRLSDAIDDGDTIYGVILGSAVGNDGAGKVGLTAPGVGGQAETLKAALEAARVDPASIDYVEGHGTGTALGDPIEIAALNRAYGPAFRATGGACALSSVKGNVGHLDAAAGVAGLIKVLLALRHGRLPATLNFRAANPACDFAGGPFHVLDRPQAWAAKPDRPRRAAVSSFGIGGTNAHVILEETPAAAPRADDAGPHLVPLSARTPEALDRLGERLGSALERSSAPLADVAYTLQVGRRPMAERRVALCRDKAEAVASLRSGEGTDVASGRASDGEPTLMFLFSGQGSQHAGMARGLYEREPAFREAFDACANGVSDGMDLRAVLWGEAGRAGALDRTENAQPALFAVEYALASMWLSRGVRPQAALGHSIGEYVAACLAGVFSVEDAMTVVCARGRLMQSCEPGAMLSAMLSEAEARAAASDGIEIAAVNGPRASVLAGPVEAVQALAERLERSGIGCRMLKTSHAFHTAMMEPALAAFAEVLGSVTLRAPTLGIVSNVTGDWLTPAQATDPAYWVRHLRETVRFGDGLARLIDVADPLLLELGPGSTLTRLARQQLPEGGVAIASLPEPGSDRDAADHALMTLGRLWVAGLDVDWHRLHPAGTRRRVGLPSYPFERQSYWIGPAADVEVEAEPSERSADPAEWFHQPVWERRPLSGAGTFGRWLVLGQKALQPALGGLPAGADVVWVEAGETFAGEDGRYVIDPLRDEHYRMLLDHLATEGWRPDQIVLGFGLEAGARRWLAFESALALGRALAALPDRPPLLSLVGRGTQLVTGSETLDPDAAMVLGLAHVLPQELRSVACRTVDLAPDEVAAGIRVHGLADTLALPWDAATTAIALRGGFGWAQSYVRSPLPEPADLPVLRRGAAYLVAGDLTDGLGLGYARTLIRELDARVLLAGRADMPPVDEWDRWLVSHGPNHEVSQLIRELRSLGEAGRDYVLHSGDPADPEWLDEALSDGEAKLGPIHGVFHTAAMGHHYHCPLADATFERHRDLFTVKNGGVESLERALAGRSPAFVLLQASLSTLVGGAGFAAYAAANSFLDAFALSRRDRDRPVWQAIDWDACQTYATPTGGGVGALLANAFTPNEVWRATRAVLARPGLGRVAVTAEDPARRFAKAMQPEAGQGGSVQAVSQDGRPSGLGVYVAPRDRYEEAVAGAMGDLLGIAKVGATDNFFELGGHSLLAIQVITRLRREFDIELPMRALLFETPTVEGIGRVIREAVASAEAERESVLALLDEDLDAKTSDGSVAREDA, encoded by the coding sequence ATGACGCACGCCGGGGAGGGCAGTGCCGCCTGGGACCAGGAGGCAGCGCTCGTTGCGTTGCGCGACGCGCGTCGTCTCGTCGAGCGCTTCCGGAAGGAGCGCGACGAACGTGTCGCTGTCGTGGGCATGGCGGGCCGCTTTCCAGGAGCCGACGACATCGAGCGGTTCTGGGCGATGCTCGACGAGGGGCGCAGCGGCCTGTGTACCGTCGAGGCGGATGCGCTCGAGGCGGCCGGCGTGCCCCCTGAGCAGGCGGAGCGGTCCGACTACGTCCGTGTCTGGGGCGGGTTCGAGGATCCGAGCGGCTTCGATGCCGCGTTCTTCGGCTACAGCCCGCGCGAGGCCGAACTGCTCGATCCGCAGCAGCGCGTGTTCCTCGAATGCGCCTGGAGCGCCTTGGAGCATGCGGGCTACGACAGCCGCCGCTATGGCGGACGGGTCGGCGTCTATGCCGGCGGCGCGCTCACCAGCTATCTCGCCCATGTTCACGGCCACCGCGCGCTGCGCGAGACCACCGACCCCGTACAGATCGCGATGGGCCAGGCCAACGGCCTCGTTCCGGCGCGCGTGTCCTATCACCTGGACCTGAACGGACCGAGCTGCGGCGTGCAGACCACCTGCTCGACTTCGCTCGTCGCCGTCCATATGGCCGCTCGCAGCCTTCTCGCCCGGGAATGCGACATGGCGCTGGCCGGCGCCGCCGCCGTCGGACAGGCGCGTCCTGCCGGCTACATCCACCAGCGCGAGGGGATCCTGTCGCCGGACGGGCTGTGCCGCCCGTTCGACGCGGATGCGCAGGGGACCGTGTTCGGCAATGGCGTCGGCGCGGTCGTTCTCAAGCGCCTGAGCGACGCGATCGACGACGGCGACACGATCTACGGCGTGATCCTGGGATCGGCGGTCGGCAATGACGGCGCGGGCAAGGTCGGCCTGACGGCCCCAGGCGTGGGCGGCCAGGCGGAGACGTTGAAAGCGGCTCTGGAGGCCGCGCGCGTCGACCCCGCCAGCATCGACTATGTCGAGGGGCACGGCACCGGAACCGCGCTGGGCGATCCGATCGAGATCGCGGCACTCAACCGCGCCTACGGCCCGGCCTTTCGCGCGACCGGCGGCGCATGCGCGCTCAGCTCGGTGAAGGGCAATGTCGGCCATCTCGACGCCGCCGCGGGCGTTGCCGGCCTGATCAAGGTCCTGCTGGCGCTCCGTCACGGCCGGCTGCCGGCGACCTTGAACTTCCGTGCGGCCAATCCCGCCTGCGACTTTGCCGGCGGGCCGTTCCACGTGCTCGACCGGCCGCAGGCCTGGGCGGCCAAGCCGGACAGGCCCCGGCGCGCGGCCGTGAGCTCGTTCGGGATCGGCGGCACCAACGCGCATGTGATCCTGGAGGAGACGCCCGCGGCCGCGCCTCGAGCGGACGACGCCGGCCCGCATCTCGTGCCGCTCTCCGCGCGCACGCCCGAGGCGCTGGACCGCCTTGGGGAGAGGCTGGGCAGCGCGCTGGAGCGGTCGTCCGCGCCTCTTGCCGACGTGGCCTACACGCTGCAGGTCGGAAGGCGGCCGATGGCGGAGCGGCGCGTCGCCCTTTGCCGGGACAAGGCCGAGGCTGTTGCGTCGCTGCGCTCGGGCGAGGGGACGGACGTGGCGTCCGGCCGGGCGTCCGACGGCGAGCCGACGCTGATGTTCCTGTTTTCCGGGCAGGGCTCCCAGCACGCCGGCATGGCGCGGGGACTGTACGAGCGCGAGCCGGCGTTCCGCGAGGCATTCGACGCCTGCGCGAACGGCGTTTCCGACGGGATGGACCTTCGGGCGGTGCTCTGGGGCGAGGCGGGTCGCGCCGGTGCCCTCGATCGTACCGAGAACGCCCAGCCCGCCTTGTTCGCCGTCGAGTACGCCCTCGCCTCCATGTGGCTAAGTCGGGGCGTGCGTCCGCAGGCTGCCCTCGGTCACAGCATCGGCGAGTATGTCGCCGCCTGCCTCGCCGGGGTCTTCTCGGTCGAGGATGCGATGACGGTGGTCTGCGCGCGCGGCCGACTTATGCAGAGCTGCGAGCCCGGTGCGATGCTCTCGGCGATGCTGTCGGAAGCGGAGGCACGGGCGGCGGCGTCCGACGGGATCGAGATCGCCGCGGTCAACGGTCCGCGCGCGTCGGTCCTGGCCGGTCCGGTCGAGGCCGTCCAGGCGCTCGCCGAGCGGCTCGAGCGCAGCGGCATTGGCTGCCGCATGCTGAAGACGTCCCACGCCTTCCATACCGCGATGATGGAGCCCGCCCTGGCGGCCTTCGCCGAGGTGCTGGGCAGCGTGACCCTCCGCGCGCCGACGCTCGGCATCGTCTCCAACGTCACCGGCGACTGGCTCACGCCGGCCCAGGCCACCGACCCCGCCTACTGGGTCCGTCATCTGCGCGAGACGGTCCGCTTCGGCGATGGCCTCGCCCGCCTGATCGACGTCGCCGACCCGCTCCTGCTCGAGCTCGGGCCGGGCTCGACCTTGACCCGTCTCGCACGCCAGCAGCTTCCCGAGGGCGGGGTCGCCATCGCCTCCCTGCCGGAGCCCGGCAGCGATCGCGACGCCGCGGATCACGCGCTGATGACCCTCGGCCGCCTTTGGGTCGCCGGTCTCGACGTGGACTGGCACAGGCTGCATCCCGCCGGCACGCGCCGTCGCGTCGGCCTGCCATCCTACCCGTTCGAGCGCCAGTCCTATTGGATCGGACCGGCGGCGGACGTCGAGGTCGAAGCCGAGCCGTCCGAACGGAGCGCCGATCCCGCCGAATGGTTCCATCAGCCGGTCTGGGAACGCCGGCCGCTTTCCGGTGCCGGAACCTTCGGCCGGTGGCTCGTGCTCGGGCAAAAAGCGCTCCAGCCTGCGCTCGGCGGCTTGCCGGCCGGCGCGGACGTCGTCTGGGTCGAGGCTGGCGAGACGTTCGCCGGCGAGGACGGGCGCTACGTGATCGACCCGCTTCGCGATGAGCATTACCGGATGCTTCTCGACCACCTGGCGACAGAGGGATGGCGGCCGGACCAGATCGTGCTCGGCTTCGGTCTCGAAGCCGGCGCGCGCCGATGGCTGGCGTTCGAGAGCGCCCTGGCGCTCGGCCGCGCGCTCGCCGCGTTGCCCGACCGTCCGCCGCTGCTCAGCCTTGTCGGCCGCGGCACGCAACTGGTGACGGGATCCGAGACGCTCGATCCCGACGCCGCGATGGTGCTCGGCCTGGCGCATGTCCTGCCGCAGGAGCTTCGGAGCGTCGCGTGCCGCACGGTCGACCTCGCGCCCGACGAGGTCGCGGCGGGCATCCGGGTTCACGGGCTGGCCGATACGCTGGCGCTGCCCTGGGACGCGGCCACGACCGCGATCGCCCTGCGTGGCGGCTTCGGCTGGGCTCAGTCCTACGTACGTTCGCCCCTGCCGGAGCCGGCCGACCTGCCGGTCTTGCGCCGTGGCGCCGCCTATCTCGTCGCCGGCGATCTCACGGACGGGCTGGGGCTCGGCTATGCCCGCACGCTGATCCGTGAGCTGGACGCACGCGTACTCCTGGCCGGGCGTGCCGACATGCCGCCCGTCGACGAGTGGGATCGCTGGCTGGTCTCGCACGGGCCGAACCACGAGGTCAGCCAGCTGATCCGGGAACTGCGGAGCCTGGGCGAGGCGGGCCGGGACTACGTCCTCCATAGCGGCGATCCCGCCGATCCCGAGTGGCTCGATGAGGCGCTGAGCGACGGCGAGGCGAAGCTCGGTCCGATCCACGGCGTGTTCCACACCGCCGCCATGGGGCATCACTACCACTGCCCGCTGGCGGACGCGACGTTCGAGCGCCACCGCGACCTGTTCACCGTGAAGAACGGCGGCGTCGAGAGCCTGGAGCGGGCTCTCGCGGGTCGGAGCCCGGCCTTCGTCCTCCTTCAGGCGTCCTTGTCCACGCTTGTCGGCGGCGCGGGCTTCGCGGCCTACGCCGCGGCGAACAGCTTCCTCGACGCCTTTGCCCTGTCGCGTCGCGATCGCGACCGGCCTGTGTGGCAGGCGATCGACTGGGACGCCTGCCAGACCTACGCCACGCCGACCGGCGGCGGGGTCGGCGCGCTGCTCGCGAACGCGTTCACGCCCAACGAGGTCTGGCGGGCGACCCGTGCGGTTCTCGCGAGGCCCGGCCTCGGCCGGGTCGCGGTGACGGCGGAGGATCCCGCACGGCGTTTCGCCAAGGCGATGCAGCCGGAGGCGGGACAGGGCGGGTCCGTCCAGGCTGTCAGCCAAGACGGGCGGCCGTCTGGCCTCGGGGTCTATGTCGCGCCGCGCGATCGCTACGAAGAGGCGGTCGCCGGCGCGATGGGCGATCTGCTCGGCATCGCGAAGGTCGGCGCTACCGACAATTTCTTCGAGCTGGGCGGGCACTCCCTGCTGGCGATCCAGGTCATCACCCGCCTGCGCCGCGAGTTCGACATCGAACTGCCCATGCGCGCGCTGCTGTTCGAGACGCCGACCGTGGAAGGCATCGGCCGTGTCATCCGCGAGGCCGTTGCGAGCGCGGAAGCCGAACGGGAGTCCGTGCTCGCGCTTTTGGACGAGGATCTCGATGCGAAGACGTCCGATGGTTCCGTTGCCCGCGAAGACGCCTGA
- a CDS encoding LLM class flavin-dependent oxidoreductase encodes MKFSLFYFDGDGSRAGSDAYRLLIDSARFADEEGLTALWVPERHFHAFGGLYPNPSVIVAALAMVTQRVKLRSGSVVLPLHHPVRVAEDWAVIDNLSNGRAGIAIASGWTMDEFVLSRTPHGSRRSAMWRAYDQLVPLLAGEAVTFEDADGNVVDARTLPRPVQPRMPFWVACQSTESFIEAGRRGINVLTSLLGETIELLTPKIQAYRRSLDKHGHDPDAGTVTLMTHTFLGEDVEQVKADVIGPFCDYLRTHYHLLQGLARGMGLDLKPEDFTEDDLESLLRFGTEGFMNGRSLIGTPESCRPMVESFADAGVDEVACLIDFIQDYDLVMRGLPHLAALAREHADLRAKVLV; translated from the coding sequence GTGAAGTTCAGTCTGTTCTATTTCGATGGCGACGGCTCGCGCGCGGGCTCGGACGCCTACCGCCTTCTGATCGACAGCGCGCGTTTCGCCGATGAGGAAGGGCTGACCGCCCTCTGGGTGCCCGAGCGGCATTTCCACGCCTTTGGCGGCCTGTACCCCAATCCGTCGGTGATCGTCGCGGCGCTGGCCATGGTCACGCAGCGGGTGAAGCTGCGCTCGGGCAGCGTGGTCCTGCCCCTGCACCATCCCGTGCGGGTCGCCGAGGACTGGGCGGTGATCGACAACCTGTCCAACGGACGGGCCGGCATCGCCATCGCGTCCGGCTGGACGATGGACGAGTTCGTGCTGTCGCGCACGCCGCACGGCAGCCGGCGCAGCGCCATGTGGCGCGCCTACGACCAGCTCGTTCCGCTCCTGGCCGGCGAGGCCGTGACGTTCGAGGACGCCGACGGCAATGTCGTGGACGCGCGCACGTTGCCGCGGCCGGTGCAGCCGCGAATGCCGTTCTGGGTGGCGTGCCAGTCCACCGAGTCGTTCATCGAGGCGGGCCGGCGCGGCATCAACGTCCTGACCTCTCTCCTGGGCGAGACGATCGAGCTGCTGACGCCGAAGATCCAGGCCTATCGGCGCTCGCTCGACAAGCACGGCCACGACCCGGATGCGGGCACCGTCACCCTCATGACGCACACGTTCCTGGGCGAGGACGTCGAGCAGGTCAAAGCCGACGTCATCGGGCCGTTCTGCGACTATCTCCGCACGCATTACCACCTGCTCCAGGGTCTGGCGCGGGGCATGGGCCTCGACCTGAAGCCCGAGGATTTTACGGAGGACGACCTCGAGAGCCTGCTGCGCTTCGGGACGGAGGGCTTCATGAACGGCCGTTCGCTCATCGGAACGCCGGAAAGCTGCCGGCCGATGGTCGAGTCGTTCGCCGATGCGGGCGTCGACGAGGTCGCCTGCCTGATCGACTTCATCCAGGACTACGACCTCGTCATGAGGGGCCTGCCGCATCTGGCCGCGCTCGCCCGCGAGCATGCGGACCTGCGCGCCAAGGTCCTTGTCTGA